A single region of the Lotus japonicus ecotype B-129 chromosome 4, LjGifu_v1.2 genome encodes:
- the LOC130711032 gene encoding beta-amylase 3, chloroplastic-like, translating to MALTLRSSTFFITQNETKVLKTSDDVPSTISFAKFKPCFRLQAKMSMQEAHLTRENSLGSEIRKNERMEHLHAHSVAHNHSDSKRVPVFVMLPLDTVTMGGSLNKPRAMSASLMALKSAGVEGVMVDVWWGLVEKDGPLKYNWEAYAELVQMVQTHGLKLQVVMSFHQCGGNVGDSCSIPLPPWVQEEISKNPDLVYTDRSGRRNPEYISLGCDTMPVLKGRTPIQVYADYMRSFRDRFQSSLGSVIVEIQVGMGPCGELRYPSYPESNGTWRFPGIGEFQCYDKYMRASLAAAAEAIGKKEWGTNGPHDSGQYNQFPEDTGFFRKDGTWNSEYGRFFMEWYSSKLLEHGEKILVSAKGIFQTSGVKLSGKVAGIHWHYRTRSHAAELTAGYYNTRHNDGYLPIAKMMANHGVVFNFTCMEMKDREQPEHANCSPEGLVNQVKTATRTAKAELAGENALERYGADAYAQVLSTSRSDSGNGLAAFTYLRMNKKLFEGDNWRHLVDFVRSMSEGGRKQRLSDSDLQGSDLYVGHIKRTQKEHKKEAALV from the exons ATGGCTTTAACACTTCGTTCTTCAACCTTTTTCATTACTCAGAATGAAACCAAAGTCCTTAaaacttctgatgatgttccttcCACAATCAGCTTTGCAAAATTTAAGCCATGTTTCCGTCTCCAAGCTAAAATGTCTATGCAAGAAGCACATCTCACCCGTGAGAACAGCTTGGGATCTGAAATAAGGAAAAATGAGAGAATGGAGCATCTGCATGCTCACTCTGTTGCTCACAACCACAGTGACTCAAAAAGGGTGCCTGTGTTTGTGATGCTGCCACTGGACACAGTAACAATGGGAGGAAGCTTGAACAAGCCAAGAGCAATGAGTGCTAGTTTGATGGCCCTGAAGAGTGCAGGAGTTGAAGGGGTGATGGTGGATGTTTGGTGGGGTTTGGTGGAGAAAGATGGGCCTTTGAAGTACAACTGGGAAGCCTATGCTGAGCTTGTGCAGATGGTGCAAACACATGGTTTGAAGCTTCAAGTTGTCATGTCTTTCCATCAGTGTGGAGGAAATGTAGGAGACTCCTGCAG CATTCCTTTACCCCCATGGGTTCAGGAAGAAATCAGCAAGAACCCTGACCTGGTTTACACAGACAGATCAGGGAGGAGGAATCCTGAGTACATCTCCTTGGGCTGTGACACAATGCCTGTTCTTAAAGGAAGGACTCCCATCCAAGTATACGCCGACTACATGAGGAGCTTTCGCGACAGATTTCAATCTTCCTTGGGCAGTGTTATAGTG GAAATACAAGTAGGGATGGGTCCTTGTGGGGAGCTGAGATATCCATCTTATCCAGAAAGCAATGGAACTTGGAGATTTCCTGGAATTGGAGAATTCCAATGTTATGACAAG TATATGAGAGCGTCATTGGCGGCGGCAGCTGAGGCAATTGGAAAGAAAGAATGGGGAACAAATGGTCCCCATGACTCTGGCCAATACAATCAATTTCCTGAGGATACTGGTTTTTTCAGAAAGGATGGAACATGGAACTCTGAATATGGACGATTCTTTATGGAATGGTATTCCAGCAAATTGTTGGAACATGGTGAGAAAATCCTTGTATCTGCAAAAGGAATATTCCAAACATCTGGGGTGAAACTATCTGGGAAAGTTGCTGGAATCCATTGGCATTACAGAACAAGGTCGCACGCAGCTGAACTAACTGCAGGCTACTATAATACAAGACATAATGATGGATATCTACCAATAGCTAAAATGATGGCAAATCACGGAGTCGTCTTCAATTTTACCTGCATGGAAATGAAAGACAGAGAGCAACCGGAGCACGCCAACTGCTCACCGGAAGGGTTAGTTAACCAGGTAAAGACGGCAACAAGAACAGCCAAAGCAGAACTTGCAGGTGAAAATGCATTGGAGAGATATGGTGCAGATGCATATGCTCAAGTTTTGTCAACTAGTAGGTCAGACTCCGGCAACGGGTTGGCTGCATTTACATATTTAAGAATGAATAAGAAGTTGTTTGAAGGTGATAACTGGCGCCACCTAGTGGACTTTGTGAGAAGCATGTCTGAAGGTGGCCGGAAACAAAGGCTTTCAGACTCGGATTTGCAGGGTAGTGATCTCTATGTTGGGCATATCAAACGAACTCAGAAGGAGCACAAGAAAGAGGCTGCTCTAGTGTGA
- the LOC130711033 gene encoding uncharacterized protein LOC130711033, which produces MEKRITLVQTIATAGVFSAISFWYGFMFGRESSRKELSHLIEDLRRGNPTS; this is translated from the exons ATGGAGAAGAGGATCACACTAGTTCAGACCATAGCCACTGCTGGCGTTTTCTCTGCAATTTCCTTCTG GTATGGATTCATGTTCGGTAGAGAATCCTCTCGCAAAGAGCTTTCTCACCTCATCGAAGACCTCCGTCGCGGAAACCCTACCTCATGA